The Primulina tabacum isolate GXHZ01 chromosome 16, ASM2559414v2, whole genome shotgun sequence genome window below encodes:
- the LOC142528391 gene encoding uncharacterized protein LOC142528391, with protein sequence MVSPRGPKDVQQLTGRIAALERFISRSAHRSLPFFLILRKAKKFEWDPACEKAFEELKRYLAELPVLAKPTAGEPLWVYLSATEKAVSSVLVKLEGTTQQPVYYVSHALMGAEIRYSGLEKLALALVMTAGLLRPYFLSHPIVVLTNSPLGRILTHSDMSGRLVKWTTELGEYDIQYEPRTAIKAQALADFLAETVHQENEDPWKLYVDGSSSKEGSGVRVVLISPAGEEVRLAVRLDFRASNNEAEYEAVLAGLRAARNVGATRVLIFSDSQLVAQQMKVMYDVKDEKLIEYAREVDRVREKFTEITFEQIPRKENEKADTLAKMAGTMGSWKTRDVVFQVELIPHPRSPAVEQEEEDWRTSIVDYLKEGKLPDNPREARKLKTKCSRYVMIGEVLYRTSFVGPLLRCLSYQEADYVLREVHEGCCGNHLRAYALARKVLLAGYSWPSVLHDAQELVMFCDSCQRHARLHHRPAAAMKAVTAACPFDQWGIDIVGIFL encoded by the coding sequence ATGGTCTCTCCCCGGGGACCCAAAGATGTTCAGCAGTTGACAGGGAGGATTGCTGCCTTGGAACGTTTTATCTCGAGGTCCGCCCACAGAAGCTTACCGTTCTTCCTGATTTTGAGAAAggcgaaaaaatttgaatggGATCCAGCCTGCGAGAAAGCGTTTGAAGAGTTGAAAAGATACCTTGCTGAGCTGCCTGTCCTGGCCAAACCGACGGCAGGTGAGCCTTTGTGGGTATATTTATCTGCCACCGAGAAAGCTGTGAGTTCAGTCCTTGTCAAGTTGGAGGGAACAACTCAACAGCCAGTCTATTATGTTTCGCATGCACTCATGGGGGCAGAGATCAGATACTCAGGGTTGGAAAAATTGGCTTTAGCCTTAGTGATGACTGCGGGACTTTTGAGACCCTACTTCCTATCTCATCCGATTGTGGTGCTCACCAACAGTCCATTGGGGAGGATCTTAACTCATTCCGATATGTCTGGCCGGTTGGTAAAATGGACTACTGAGTTGGGAGAGTATGACATCCAGTATGAGCCAAGAACAGCTATCAAAGCACAAGCCTTAGCCGATTTTCTGGCCGAGACCGTGCATCAGGAGAATGAAGACCCTTGGAAGCTGTATGTGGATGGTTCCTCGTCAAAGGAGGGAAGTGGGGTGAGGGTagtactgatttcaccagctggGGAGGAAGTGAGGTTGGCTGTAAGGTTGGACTTTCGAGCATCCAACAATGAGGCAGAATATGAGGCTGTGTTGGCAGGACTGCGAGCAGCCAGAAATGTGGGAGCTACTCGGGTACTTATTTTTTCTGACTCACAGTTGGTAGCACAACAGATGAAGGTGATGTatgatgtgaaagatgagaagcttATTGAGTATGCTCGAGAAGTGGACAGAGTCAGAGAGAAATTCACAGAGATTACATTTGAACAGATTCccaggaaagaaaatgaaaaggcaGACACTCTAGCCAAAATGGCTGGAACAATGGGAAGTTGGAAGACTAGAGATGTGGTATTTCAAGTTGAACTCATACCTCACCCGAGATCACCCGCAGTTGAACAGGAGGAGGAGGATTGGAGGACTAGCATAGTTGATTACTTGAAAGAGGGAAAGCTTCCTGATAACCCTCGCGAAGCTCGTAAGTTGAAGACAAAGTGTTCGCGTTATGTGATGATCGGAGAAGTGTTGTATAGAACTTCTTTTGTAGGGCCGCTTCTTCGGTGCTTGAGTTATCAAGAGGCTGATTATGTGCTCCGAGAAGTTCACGAGGGATGTTGTGGAAATCATTTAAGGGCTTATGCATTGGCAAGGAAGGTGCTGCTCGCCGGTTATTCTTGGCCCTCCGTGCTACATGATGCTCAAGAGTTAGTGATGTTTTGTGATAGTTGTCAACGCCATGCTCGGTTACATCACCGGCCGGCCGCGGCGATGAAGGCTGTTACGGCCGCCTGTCCTTTTGACCAATGGGGAATAGATATTGTGGGGATTTTCCTATAG